In the Alphaproteobacteria bacterium genome, TCGCTGCGGTCGACGTGCCGCCAATCGTGACCGACGAAAAGCCGAACAGCCCCATGAAGCTCATCGGGACCTGAGCGCTGAAGTTCACGGTCGAGGCGATGCTGGTGCCGGTCTTGTTCACGGTCGCCGTGATGCTGTTGAGGGTGAAGCCCTTCTGGTTGGTGATTTCGGCATTGAACAGCTTGGTTGCTTCCGTCGCTCCGGCCGCAATCGGACCGTCGCTGCTCATGGTCGCGGCAGCCGTCATGGCCGCGGAGGACTTGCGCACCGAGCCGAGGCTTGCGGCGTCCGCGGCCGCGAGCAGCTGCGTGCGCACAGTTGCGGCGCGGCTGTAGTCGATCGCAGCGCCGATCGCCCCGATCAGCGGAATTGCCGCGATCGCAAACATCGGCGCCACGGCGCCGGCGGAGTTCTGGATGAAGCGTTGCAGCATGGTTGTCACCGCTACTTGGCCAGTCGCGCACCGGACAGGCTTGCCGCGATCGAGGTGAAGACGGCCTTCAGGTCGCTCGCCACCTGCACGTCGAAGAACATGTTGGGAGTGCTCGCGCAGCCTTGCAGCAGCGCCAGGTTTCCTTCGATGACACGCACCGTGTAGAGCCTGATGTTGGCGTTCTTGATGTTGTCGCAAACGGCTGCGGTGCGCGTATCGATCTGAGATGGGACGGTGGTGAAGCGGTTCGCGGTATTGAGGCCGTCGGTCAGCAGGATCATGACTTTCTCGACGTCGGGCTTGACCGGCTGCGCCTGCGTGAAGGGCTCTTTCTGGGTGAGCGCATGCCAGCCCCACGCCATCCCGATGGTCACGTTGGTGTTGCCGGTCGGCGTCATGGTGTCGACCATGGCGTTCAGCGCGTCCCAGTCGTCGGTGAGGGGCAGCGCCTTGGCTAACGTGGCACACTGAGCCGCAGGAAACAGCGTGGCGGCACCGCTCGGCGTCGCGTCCTTGACGTCGTTCGGCTGATCGCGGTCGGCGACACAGCCGTTCCAGTTCGTCTTGGTCACGGTTGCGTCGTAGCTCATCCACGAGGCGTCGACGTACTCGGTTCCGACGTTGACGACGGTGTTGAAGGGGATCACCGCGATCTTGGTATCGCCCGGCACCTTGGAATTGGTCTTGAGGATCGAGAACAGAAGCTTCACGGCCGACTTCAGCTCGGTCATCTTGTTCTTCTGTGCCATCGAGCCGGTGTTATCGAGCGCGAGCGCGAGTTCGAGCGCCTTGAAGCCCCAGCGCACCTGTGCGTCCGCGCGCAGGTCGATGGTCTTCTTGCCGATGACCTGCGCGATCGAGGTGTCGATCCTGCCGGTTGCTTCGGCGAGGACCGTGAAGTCGCCGGGTCCGTTGGTCACCATCGAGAAGGTGATGTCGAGTTTCTTGACGTCGGGACGATCGAACTGGGCGTTGAAATATTTCTTCGCCTTGTTCTGGACCTGGGTGCTGGTGAGGTTGATTGCTTCCTTCGCGACCATCAGGGCGGCGGCGTCGAGAGCGACCTGCATTGCGGTGCGCGCGGAGTTGGCCCGGCTGTAGTCGACGGCGGCCGCCACAGCGCCGAAGATCGGGATCGCCGCGATCGCGAAGATGATCGCCACATTGCCGGAGCGGTCCGTGCACAATGCCTCGGCATCGCGCCGGAGGCGGTCAACTGTGCGGCACGCCCAGCTGGCGCAACGGCGGACAACAGGAGTAAGTGCAGGCATGGGCCGCAAAGCCTCTTTTGAGTGCAGCACAGCTTGCCTGATAGGCTTTACGGATCAGTTCCATTCGTTCGGAAAGCGGCGCGATTTGGCGCTATGTCTGATGAAATATGAATCAAATCGTCGACTCGCGAATTGGTGGTCAATGCCGGGAAAAATGGCGGTATCTGGCGCACTTGCGCGCGATCGGGGCAGACCATATCTCGCCGAGCGCCGGGAGTTGCTTCAAGTTTGCTCAATTCCGACCAGATTTTGTAAACTATGAACCGGGTTCGTCTCTGCCGCGGGCCTTAACGACTTGGGCGGGCGAAAGGCGACCCGCCGCGAGGGAGAATATGAAATTCGCCGTTTCGCCGGGGCACCGTTTCCGGCATCATTTCGCGATCCCGGTTGAATCGGATCAGTGCGCATTGAGACCATGAGTGGCTGGCCAAAAAGGTTGACGCCGGACGAACCGGCTCCATCACGGAACTTGCGCGAACGCGCGGCCGACGATGACCGGCGCAAGCGGGGCGGGAACGGCGCGCCGGGCAGCGCGGTTATCACGCGCACCAAGCCGCAGACCAAGAAGCCCAATCTCTATCGTGTGCTGATCCTGAACGACGACTACACGCCGATGGAGTTCGTGGTTCACGTGCTCGAGCGCTTTTTCAACAAGGACCGCGAGGCGGCTACGCGAATCATGCTGCACGTGCATCATCACGGCATTGGAGAGTGCGGCGTCTTCACCTACGAGGTGGCTGAAACAAAAGTGACGCAGGTGATGGACTTTGCGCGCAAACACCAGCATCCTCTCCAGTGTGTGATGGAGAAGAAGTGACTATATGGGGGCAATCACGGGCCGAGGGCGACCCACAACGAAAGTGAAGACGAGACCGTAATGCCAACTTTTTCGCGCAGCCTCGAACAGTCGCTCCATCGGGCGCTTGCCCTCGCCAACGAGCGCCATCACGAGTACGCCACACTCGAACACCTGCTGCTGGCGCTGCTCGAGGATCAGGATGCGGCCGCTGTGATGCGGGCCTGCAATGTCGACCTCGAAAAGCTCAAGCGCAGCCTGACCTCCTATATCGAGTCCGAGCTCGACAATCTGGTGACCGAAGGGAACGAGGACTCCAAGCCCACGGCAGGTTTCCAGCGCGTGATCCAGCGCGCCGTGATCCACGTGCAGTCGTCGGGCCGCGAGGAAGTCACCGGCGCCAACGTGCTGGTCGCGATCTTTGCCGAGCGCGAGAGCCACGCGGCCTATTTCCTGCAAGAGCAGGACATGACCCGCTATGACGCGGTCAACTACATCAGCCACGGGATCGCCAAGCGGGCAGGGCTCTCCGAGAGCAAGCCGGTGCGCGGGGTCGACGAAGACACCGACACCAAGACCGGCGACGACACCAAGAAGAAGGGCGACGCGCTCGAGGCCTATTGCATCAACCTGAACAAGAAGGCGCGCGAGGGCAAGATCGACCCGCTGATCGGGCGCGACAGCGAGATCAGCCGCACCATCCAGGTCCTGTGCCGGCGCCAGAAGAACAATCCGCTGTTTGTCGGCGATGCCGGTGTCGGCAAGACCGCGATCGCCGAAGGGCTGGCGCGGCGCATCGTCAACGGTGAAGTGCCGGACGTGTTGCGCAACGCCACGGTGTTCGCGCTCGACATGGGCACGCTGCTCGCCGGCACGCGCTACCGCGGCGATTTCGAGGAACGCCTGAAGCAGGTGATCAAGGAGCTCGAGGCGACCCCCGGCGCGATCATGTTCATCGACGAGATCCACACCGTGATCGGCGCGGGCGCGACATCGGGCGGCGCCATGGACGCCTCGAACCTGCTCAAGCCCGCGCTCGCGGGCGGCACGCTGCGCTGCATCGGCTCGACCACCTACAAGGAGTACCGCCAGTACTTCGAGAAGGACCGCGCGCTGGTGCGCCGCTTCCAGAAGATCGACGTGAACGAGCCGTCGATCCCGGACGCGATCGAGATCCTGAAAGGGCTCAAGCCCTATTTCGAGGACTACCACCGCCTCAAGTACACCAACGAGGCGATCAAGGCCGCGGTGGAGCTCTCCGCGCGCTACATCCACGACCGCAAGCTGCCCGACAAGGCGATCGACGTGATCGACGAGTCGGGTGCCGCACAGATGCTGCTGCCGGAAAGCCGGCGCAAGAAGACCATCGGCCTCAAAGAGGTCGAGACCACCATCGCCACGATGGCCCGCATCCCGCCGAAGACCGTCTCCAAGGACGACGCCGAGGTGCTGGCGCATCTCGACGAGACCTTGAAGCGCGTCGTGTACGGCCAGGACAAGGCAATCGGGGCGCTCTCGTCCTCGATCAAGCTCGCGCGCGCGGGTCTGCGCGAACCCGAAAAGCCGATCGGCTGCTACCTGTTCTCCGGGCCCACCGGCGTCGGCAAGACCGAGGTGGCAAAGCAGCTCGCCGCGCTGCTCGGCGTGGAGCTGATCCGCTTCGACATGTCGGAATACATGGAGCGCCACACGGTCTCGCGCCTGATCGGCGCACCGCCCGGCTATGTGGGCTTCGACCAGGGCGGGCTGCTCACCGACGGGGTCGATCAGCATCCGCATTGCGTGCTGCTGCTCGACGAGATCGAGAAGGCGCACCCGGACCTGTTCAACGTGCTGCTCCAGATCATGGACCACGGCAAGCTGACCGATCACAACGGCAAGCAGGTCGACTTCCGCAACGTGATCCTGATCATGACGACGAACGCGGGCGCGTCCGATCTCGCCAAGGCGGCCTACGGCTTCACGCGCACCAAGCGCGAGGGCGACGACATGGAGGCGATCAACCGCATGTTCGCGCCGGAATTCCGCAACCGGCTCGACGCGACCATCACCTTCGCCCACCTCAACCAGGAGGTGATCGCGCAGGTCGTCGCCAAGTTCGTGATGCAGCTCGAGGCGCAACTCGCCGACCGCAACGTCACGATCGAGCTCTCGGACGAGGCCTCGAAGTGGCTGATCGCCCACGGCTACGACGAGCAAATGGGTGCGCGGCCGATGGCGCGCGTGATCCAGGAGCACATCAAGAAGCCGCTCGCCGATGTCGTGCTGTTCGGCGTCCTCAAGAGCGGCGGGCATGTGCGTGTCGTTCTCGCCAGGGACGAGGACGGCAACGAGAAGCTCAGCTTCGAGTATCCCGAAGGGCCGATCACGCCGAAGCAGGAGAAGCTGCCGGAGCCGCGCAAGAACCGCGTCAAGCGGCGGTCCGCGCCGCGCAAGCCGCGCCCGCCGGGACCGAAGGGCGGCACGCCGCCGTCCGGCCGCGGGTCGGTCCCGAAGGTGCCGCTGGTCAAGGTCTGACGCCAGCAGTGAAGTAACAAGAACGCCCCGCAACTGTCGCGGGGCGTTTGCTTTTTCGGCAGCCGCGCTGTCAGTTTTTCTTCTTCAGCACATCGTCATTGATGAAGAGGACGGCCAGCACCACGCCGAGCAACTCCGCGCAGCAGCCGCCGACGATGAAAGGCAGCCAGTACCCCGCGGCCGCGTCTCCGGCGCCGCCATGAACGGCAAAGAGAAGCCCGAGGACAGCGACCCCAAGGGTCGCGCCGACCATACGGGCCGTATTGACGAGGCCGGACGCTGTGCCCGCCCGCTCCTGCGGTACGCTCGCGACGGCGACGTTCTGCACCGGAGCCGTGTTGAGCCCGAGGCCGACGCCGATGACCAGCAGGGCGGCTTCGAGCGGCAGCAACGCGTCGCTGCCGATGGCGAATGCCATCATCAGCATGCCGAGACCCATACCCCCCATGCCGCCGCAGAGCATGAGGCGCGGCCCGATCCTGTTGGTCAGCCAGCCGGAGAGCTGCGCGACGATCACGAAGCTGAGCGACATCGGCAGCAGCAGCAGGCCGGCACTCACCGCCGAGGCGCCACGCACCGATTGCAGATATATCGGCGTGAGGAACAGCATCGCGTACATGCCGAACGTCATCAGCGCGGCGATCGCGAGCGAGGCGGAGAGCGACCGGCTGCGGAACAGATGGAGCGGCATCATGGCGCCGGGGGTGCGCGCTTCGATGAGCAGGAAGGCAACCAATGCGGCGGCGAAGACAACAACCGACGCGATTTCCCACGGCGAGGCCCAGCCCCAGCGTGGTCCCTCGATGACGGCGAGCGAGAGCGCGCCCAGCGTCAGGACCGCGAACACCTGCCCCGGCAGATCGAGGTGGCGTCCCTTGGGCGCGGACGACTCGCGGACGGCGGCCCACGCCAGCGCCAGCGCGAGCAGGCACAATGGAACGATCAGCAGGAAGATGCTTCGCCACCCGGCGTGATCGACGAGCACGCCCCCGAGCGTGGGCCCGATGATGAAGGCAAGTCCGTTGCAACTCGCCCAGATGCCGAGCGGCAAGGCGCGCTCGCCCGGATCGGGGTAGGTGACGGTGAGGATCGCCAGCGTGGTCGGCACTTCCAGCGCCGCGCCGAGGCCGGCGATCGCGCGGCCGGCGATCAGCGTCGTGACGTCCGGGGCAAGCCCGCAGATGACGGATCCGATCGTGAACAGCGCAATTCCGAGCGCGAAGATCTTGCGGCGGCCGTAAAGGTCCGCGAGCACGCCGCCGGTCAGCAGCAGCGCCGCGTAGGTGAGGTTGTACGCGTCGATGACCCATTGCAGGCCGCTGACGCCGGCCTCGAGGTAGGCATTGATATGATTGAGCGCGAGATTCACTACGGACGTGTCGATCTGCGCGACCAGCACGCCGAGACACATCGTGAGCAATACGAGCGGGCGTTCCCAATCGCGGCTGCGGCGATCAAATAGTGCGGCTGAAACCATGTTCGTCTCCGTTTCAAATCCGGCGGAGTCCCGCAGGTGGGAAACGGGTAGCGACGAACCGGGTTCGCTTGTTTCGGCGCGCGGCGAAGGGAACCGTGGTTTTCCTCGCGGGAACCGCTAGGTTGCGGAGTGCCTCTTACGGCAGGAGGAGAGCGTGACCTCGAACGCCGACACTGTGGTTGACCAGTTCACGCGGCAGGCAACGCCTTTCGCGAATTCGGCCGCGATGCGCGACGAGGACGCGCTGCGGCTCCTGGTCGAATTCTCGGGCGCAGGTCCGAACGACACGGTGCTCGATGTCGCTTGCGGACCGGGGCTCGTGGTCGCGGCCCTCGCGAAGCAATGCCGGCACGCAACTGGCATCGATCTGACTCCCGCGATGATCGACAAGGCGCGCGAGCACGCAACAGCGCTCGGCCTCGCCAATGTCGAGTGGCGAGTCGGCAACGTGCTGCCGCTGCCGTTTCCGGATCGCGCGTTCTCGGTCGTGGTGTCGCGTTTCGCGTTCCACCACTTTCCCGATCCGCTTGCCGTGCTGCGCGAGATGGCCCGGGTCTGCGCGCGGCCCGGCCGCATCGTCATCGCCGACATGGCGGCATCGGAGGATCCCAGAAAGGCCGCCGCGCTGAATGCGATGGAGCGGCTGCGCGATCCATCGCATACGCGCGCTTTGCCGCTCTCCGAATGGCGTAACCTGTTCGGGCAGGCCGGGCTGCCGGCGCCACGCGAGGTTTGTTACGACGTGCGCGCTGACCTGGAGGGATTGCTCAAGACTTCATTTCCAGCGCCCGGCGATGAGTCCGTGATCCGCAAGATGTTCGAGGACTCGCTCGGCAACGACGGTCTCGGCATGAAGACGAAGCGGAAGGACGACCGCATCCTGTTGTCCTATCCGATCGCGATCCTCGCGGCGGACCGCCACTAGAGCGTGATCCAACTTCGTTGAATCACACTCGTCGCGTTTTCTTTTGTTTGGGCACGATCTTGTCTGAAAACCGGTATCCACTTTTCGGGATCATGCCCTAGGCCCGTGGCGTCTTCGTATCCAGGTTGACGATCGTGGCGAGCGCGACGGCGACGAGCTTGTCGGCGCCGTCGATGCGGCAGAACACTTTTGCTTCGACCACCGTCAGTGTGCGGCCAGGCTTCACGACTTCCGCTCGGCAGGTGAGGCGGTCGCCCGTGGATGGCGCGATCAGGTTTATCTTGTATTCGCCGGTGATGACGCTGCGCGTGGCCCGGTCGATCATTGTGCCAGCCGCAGCGGTCGTCGCGTTGTCGATCAGATAGGCCAGCACTCCCCCATGGAAGAGGCCGTTCTGCTGCAAGAGCTCCGGCCTTCGGCTCACCGCCATCACGACCACGCCCGGCTCGACCGAGACGACGTCCGCGCCGACCAGCCTGGTGAAGCCCTGGTTTTCGAGCGTGTGCTTGATCGCAGCCGCGACCGCTGGAAAGTCCGTCATCAGCGCCTCCCGCGCGTATTCTCGCCAAAGCGAGCGTCGTTGTCATGGCATGCGTGCGCGCGGATTGCGCCCCTCATGCCGCCATGGGACAGGGAAGCATGTCTTCGCCGTCCGACGCACAGCCGGTCAGCACGTTCGCTGCGTTTCGCGCGGGCTTCAACGCAACATGGACCTCCGCCTTCACCTACGTGCTGCTCGGCAACTATGTCGGCATCGGCGCGATCTCGCACGACTTCGGCTTCAGCATCGCCTGGACCCTGGTGGCGACTGTGCTGGTCTGGGCCGGTCCCGCGCAGGTGATCCTCGTCTCGACGCTTGGCTCGGGGGCGAGCCTGTTCGAGGTCGCGCTCGCGGTCGGCCTGTCCGGCGTGCGGTTGCTGCCGATGGTCGTCTCGATGCTCCCGATGCTCAAGCGCCCCGGCCTGCGGTCATGGAAGCTCGTGCTGCCCGCGCATTTCACGGCGGTGAGCATCTGGGTCGAGGCACTGCGGCTGCTTCCCGCCGTGCCGCGCGAGGGGCGCATCTCGTTCCTCAACGGGCTCGGCTCCGGCTACACCGTCTGCGCCTCGGCCGCGACGCTTGCCGGTTATTATCTTGCCGCCGGCATGCCGACGCTGATCAGCGCGGCACTCCTGTTTCTCACGCCGCTCGCGTTCCTGATGTCGGCGCTGCGCAATGCGCGCCTGCTGGTCGACCGGGTCGCGCTCGGGTTGGGCCTCGTGCTCGGCCCGCTCTTCGCCTACGGGCAGGTTGGGCTCGATCTGATGTGGAGCGGCATCGTCGGCGGCACCGCCGCCTATGCGGTGCATCGCGTGCGCGAGGCGCTGCAATGACGGCGCTGTCGGGCGAATTCGGCGCATACCTCGCACTGGTGCTCGTCGGATTCCTCCCGAACGAGGTCTGGCGCTGGCTTGCGGTGATTTTTTCGCGGGGCCTTGGTGAAGATGCCGAAATCCTGATCTGGGTTCGCGCGGTCGCGACCGCGATTCTCGCCGGTGTCATCGCCAAGCTCACGCTCTTCTCGCCCGGCGTGCTCGCGACAATTCCGACACCGCTCCGCCTCGGCGCGGTGCTGATCGGCGTCCTCGCGTTTGCGCTGATGCGCCGCTCGGTGTTCGCCGGCGTGCTGGCGGGCGAGGCGGCGCTGATTCTGGGGGCGCTCGCTTTCGACAGCTAGATCCGCCGCACCATCGCGGGCGTGATGTCCTTCAGCGACGGCGCACCAGCCTGCTGCATCGCTGCGCGGAGCTCGCCGCGCAGGATTGCCAGAACGCGCTCGACGCCCGGCTGGCCGAACGCGCCGAGCCCCCACAGATAGGGCCGCCCGATGCACACCGCCTGCGCACCGAGCGCGAGGGCTTTCAGGATTTCGCCGCCATGGCGAAAGCCGCTGTCGACCAGGATCGGCATGCGCCCGCCGACCGCCTCGACGATCTCCGGGAGTACCTCAATGGTCGAGCTGACGCCGTCTTCGGCGCGCCCGCCGTGGTTCGAGACGACGATGGCGTCAACGCCCGCGTCGGCCGCCATCTTGGCGTCCTCGAAAGCGAGAATGCCCTTGAGCAGCAGCTTGACCTTTACGGTGTCACGCAGGCGCTTGACCGTGTCCCAGGTCAGGTTGGTGACGGGCGTGCCGGTCACGCCGGTGAGGTCGATATTAGCGAAATTCGGCTTGCTGGAGAGATAGCTGTTCGGCGTATGGCAACTCCCGCAGTCGCGGGTGTCGGTGCGGCGCAGCCGGATCGACGTCGGCCATTTCAGCGGCGTGCGCACGTCAAGCGTCACCGCAATCGCGGGGGCGCCGGCGGCCTCGGCCCGCTTGATCAGCGCGGCGGCGACTTCGAAGCGCTGCGTCGTGTAGAGCTGGAACCAGATCGGCGCGCCGCGCGCCGCGATTGCGTCCTCGATCGAGGTGCTGGCGACTGTGGAAAGCACCTGCAGGTGATTGCCGGCCTTCGCGGCGCGCGCGACCGCAAGCTCGCCGTCGGGATGAAAGGCACGGTTGCTCCCCGTCGGCGCGACGACGATCGGGCTGTCGTAGGTGGCGCCGAGGATATTGGCGCTCATGTCGATCTTGCTGACATCGACGAGGCGGCGCGGGCGCAGCACGAATTTGCGGAAGCCCTCACGATTGGCGCGCAGCGTCACTTCGTCGTCGGAGCCGGTCGCCATGTAGCCGAAATGGGCAGGCGGCACGTTCTGTTTCATCACCGGCTCGAAATCGAACACGTCGATCGCCTGGCCGGGCTCCTTGATCAGTTTGTCGAGGTCGCGCGGCGCCCACTCCATCGGGTCGGAGGAGCGCAAGGCTTCCGCGAGAGCACCTTGCGAAAACAGCGGGCTGGCCGCCACAAACTGCAGCAGGCGGCGGCGGCTGATGATCTCTGTGTGCCCCATCTGACAGACTCAGCTCCGCAACGCCGCCGCGAGCTTCAGCGCCTGATCCGAGAGCACGCTCGCCTCTTCCTTCACGCTCGCCGGGGGTTTCAGCGGCACGCCTTCCTTGCGCGGAATGACGTGGATGTGCAGATGGAACACGACCTGTCCGCCCGCGCCCTCGTTGAACTGCTGGACGGTGATCCCATCCGCGTTGAACACCTTCACGGCGGCCCTGGCGATCTTCTGCGCGACCTGCATCACGTGCGCGAGATCCGCCGGATCGACGTCGAGAAGATTGCGCGCGGGCGCTTTCGGCAGCACCAGCGCGTGGCCCGGCGCACGCGGCATGATGTCGAGGAAGGCAAGCGCCTTGTCGTCCTCGTAGACCTTATGACAGGGCAGTTCGCCGCGGAGGATCTTGGCGAAGATGTTGCTCGGGTCGTAGCTCGGCATGAGGTTGGGTCCTTACTTACGAGGTCTCTTCGAATGCCAAATCCTTGCGGAACGGCCCCATCGCGGCAAGCTCCGAGCCTGCCGCCGCCACATAGGCGCGCTCGCGTTTAAGATAGTCGGCGATGGCGCGGCGCAGCGCCGGGTCGGCGATGTAGTGCGCCGAATAGGTTGTCACCGGCATGTAGCCGCGCGCAAGCTTGTGCTCGCCCTGCGCGCCGGCCTCGACGCGCTGCAGCTTGTTCTGGATCGCATATTCGATGGCCTGGTAGTAGCAGAGCTCGAAGTGCAGGAACGGGTGTTGCTCGCTCGCCCCCCAGTGGCGGCCGAACAGCGTGTCGCCGCCGATGAAGTTGATCGCGCCGGCAACGTAGCGTCCGGCGCGCTTCGCCATCACCAGCAGCACCTTGTCGGCCATGGTCTTGCCGATCAGCGAGTAGAACTGCCGCGTGAGATAGGGGCGGCCCCATTTGCGCGAGCCGGTCTCCATATAGAACGCGAAGAAGTGGTCCCAGACGCTCTCGGTCAAATCCGAACCGGTCAGCCACTGCACCTCGATGCCGGACGAGAGTGCCTCGCGCCGCTCGCGCTTGATCGCCTTGCGCTTGCGCGCCGCGAGCGCGCCGAGGAAGTCGTCGAAGGTCGCGTAGTTCGCGTTCTCCCAATGGAATTGCTGGTCGTTGCGCTGGAGGAAACCGAGCTCGCCGAGCAGGCGCCACTCGCGTTCCGGCGCGAAGGTCACATGGACCGATGAGGCGTCGCGCAGGTTCGCAAGTTCGATGAGGCCGCTCGCGAGCCCGCGCCGGACGGTCTCGGTATTTTCGCCGGGCGGCACCAGCAGCCGGCGTCCGGTCGCTGGCGTGAACGGCACGGAGACCTGGACCTTGGGGTAATAGTTGCCGCCGGCCCGCTCGTAGCCGTCAGCCCAGCCGGCATCGAAGACGTATTCGCCGCGCGAATGCGATTTGAGATAGGCCGGGACAGCGCCCAGTACCGCGCCATCCTCCGTCTCGGCGATCAGGTGCTGCGGCTGCCAGCCGGTGCGGGCCGTGGCCGAGCCGGAGGCCTCCAGCGCAGACAGAAAGGCGTGCGAGATGAAAGGGTTATAGGCCTGATCTTGCGAGTTTGATCCAGGGTTGGCGCACGCGTCCCATGCGGCCGCCGGAACGTCGGCAATCGCAGGGAGCACCCGAATGCGCAGCTCTTTGTCCATCGCGCGAGTTTACGGCCTGAAGCCCTCGAAAATCATCTGGCTCGCCCATCTCTTGGCGCGCTGACGGTCGTCCTCGGTGCGTACCGTCCAGGTCAGCAGCGGACGGCGGAAAATGTTGCGCGCAATCCACGGCCCGGGCGAGGGCAGGTCCTTCACGTGATAGGCAACGAAATGGGGGCGCGTGCGCGGAGCATGGAGCAGGAGGGCGAGTGAATCCTTCTCGCTGGTCGTCAAATGCTCCCATTCCTCATCGGCGTAGTGCCGCTCGGCCACAATTCCGCGCGGCAGATCGGGCGCGATCTCTCGCAGCACAGCGATGGGCTTTGGGTCAAACGACATCAGCGCGGCCGGGCCTGTATAACGCTGAAGCACCTCGGCGGCGCGCGCCGCAAGGGTCATGTCGTCATCGAAGCGGCTTTTCAGCTCGATCACGAGGGGCACGCGGCCCGCGACGAGATCGCACAGCTCGCCGAGAGTCATCATGCGGTCTGTCGTCGCCTTGAACGGCACCTCTTTGAGGCCCGCTGCCGTCATGGCGGCGAGCTGGCGCGATCCAAGCGTCAGTCGGCCGAGCGCGAAATCGTGATGCACCATCGCCTCGCCGTCGGCGGTGAGTTGAACGTCGGTCTCGATAGCGTACCCGCCATCGATGGCCGCGCGGAAGGCCGATGCCGTATTCTCGATCACGGTCACGCCGTCATGCAGACCGCGGTGCGCGACCGGGCGCGCGGTGAGCCAGTCGAGGCCGCTCATTTTTGTTTGCGCATGATCTTATCCGAAAACCGGTTCCCATCCCCGACCCAAGTCGAGGACATGCTTTTCGGGATCATGCGCGGTCACGACACCTCGAACATGCCTTCGACTTCCACCGCGGCATCCATCGGCAGCACTGCGACGCCGATGGTGGTGCGGGCGTGCCGGCCCTTGTCGCCGAAGGCCGTGACCATCAGGTCGGAAGCGCCGTTCATCACCTTGGGCGTCTCGAGGAAGTCCGGCATCGCGTTGATGAAGCCGCCCAGCCGCACCACGCGTTGCACCTTGTCGAGGTCGCCCAGCGCGACCTTGAGATGCGAGAGCAGGTTGATCGCGCAGGCGCGGGCTGCCTTCTGCCCGTCCTCGATCGAGACGGCCCCGCCCAGCTTGCCGACGGCCGCCAGCTTGCCATCCGGGCCGAAGCAAAGCTGGCCCGAGACCACCAGGAGATTGCCGGTCCGCACGAACCCGACGTAATTGGCGACCGGCGCCGCCGGGGTACCGAGCGTAATCCCAAGATCCGAAAGCTTTTTTTCAACTGTCCCCGGCATCTTCGCCTCCAGCTCGAGTTGGCTGAAGTCTTGGCCGATCATCCGTTAACGCGCAAGCGCGTCGGTAGAGTTACACAGTTGCGGCGCGTGCAACGCATCTCTATGGTCCGCGCCGGGGTTTGCAGGAGAATACCGAATGATTTCAGCTGCCCCCGCTCGCCTTGGTTTCGTCGCATTGTTGGCCGCCGCCGGCTTCCTGGCGGGTCACAGCGCGACCTTCGGCCAGGGAGCGGCCAACTCGGTCAACCTCGCGCCACACATCGCGATCTATGACCTCACTTTGAAGAGTTCTCGCGGCAAGCGTTCGCTCGAATCGGTGCGCGGGCGCATCGTCTATGATTTCTCCGGTTCGTCCTGCGAAGGCTATGCGCTGAAATTCCGCCAGGTGACCGAGCTCGACAGCGGCGAGGGCAAGGTCGCGTTGAGCGACCTGCGCACCACCACGTGGGAGGAGGCCGAAGGCAAGAGCTTCCGCTTCAAGTCGCAGAACTACATGGATCAGGAGCAGATCGGCGAGGT is a window encoding:
- a CDS encoding pilus assembly protein TadG-related protein, which gives rise to MCTDRSGNVAIIFAIAAIPIFGAVAAAVDYSRANSARTAMQVALDAAALMVAKEAINLTSTQVQNKAKKYFNAQFDRPDVKKLDITFSMVTNGPGDFTVLAEATGRIDTSIAQVIGKKTIDLRADAQVRWGFKALELALALDNTGSMAQKNKMTELKSAVKLLFSILKTNSKVPGDTKIAVIPFNTVVNVGTEYVDASWMSYDATVTKTNWNGCVADRDQPNDVKDATPSGAATLFPAAQCATLAKALPLTDDWDALNAMVDTMTPTGNTNVTIGMAWGWHALTQKEPFTQAQPVKPDVEKVMILLTDGLNTANRFTTVPSQIDTRTAAVCDNIKNANIRLYTVRVIEGNLALLQGCASTPNMFFDVQVASDLKAVFTSIAASLSGARLAK
- the clpS gene encoding ATP-dependent Clp protease adapter ClpS — encoded protein: MRERAADDDRRKRGGNGAPGSAVITRTKPQTKKPNLYRVLILNDDYTPMEFVVHVLERFFNKDREAATRIMLHVHHHGIGECGVFTYEVAETKVTQVMDFARKHQHPLQCVMEKK
- the clpA gene encoding ATP-dependent Clp protease ATP-binding subunit ClpA, which gives rise to MPTFSRSLEQSLHRALALANERHHEYATLEHLLLALLEDQDAAAVMRACNVDLEKLKRSLTSYIESELDNLVTEGNEDSKPTAGFQRVIQRAVIHVQSSGREEVTGANVLVAIFAERESHAAYFLQEQDMTRYDAVNYISHGIAKRAGLSESKPVRGVDEDTDTKTGDDTKKKGDALEAYCINLNKKAREGKIDPLIGRDSEISRTIQVLCRRQKNNPLFVGDAGVGKTAIAEGLARRIVNGEVPDVLRNATVFALDMGTLLAGTRYRGDFEERLKQVIKELEATPGAIMFIDEIHTVIGAGATSGGAMDASNLLKPALAGGTLRCIGSTTYKEYRQYFEKDRALVRRFQKIDVNEPSIPDAIEILKGLKPYFEDYHRLKYTNEAIKAAVELSARYIHDRKLPDKAIDVIDESGAAQMLLPESRRKKTIGLKEVETTIATMARIPPKTVSKDDAEVLAHLDETLKRVVYGQDKAIGALSSSIKLARAGLREPEKPIGCYLFSGPTGVGKTEVAKQLAALLGVELIRFDMSEYMERHTVSRLIGAPPGYVGFDQGGLLTDGVDQHPHCVLLLDEIEKAHPDLFNVLLQIMDHGKLTDHNGKQVDFRNVILIMTTNAGASDLAKAAYGFTRTKREGDDMEAINRMFAPEFRNRLDATITFAHLNQEVIAQVVAKFVMQLEAQLADRNVTIELSDEASKWLIAHGYDEQMGARPMARVIQEHIKKPLADVVLFGVLKSGGHVRVVLARDEDGNEKLSFEYPEGPITPKQEKLPEPRKNRVKRRSAPRKPRPPGPKGGTPPSGRGSVPKVPLVKV
- a CDS encoding MFS transporter produces the protein MVSAALFDRRSRDWERPLVLLTMCLGVLVAQIDTSVVNLALNHINAYLEAGVSGLQWVIDAYNLTYAALLLTGGVLADLYGRRKIFALGIALFTIGSVICGLAPDVTTLIAGRAIAGLGAALEVPTTLAILTVTYPDPGERALPLGIWASCNGLAFIIGPTLGGVLVDHAGWRSIFLLIVPLCLLALALAWAAVRESSAPKGRHLDLPGQVFAVLTLGALSLAVIEGPRWGWASPWEIASVVVFAAALVAFLLIEARTPGAMMPLHLFRSRSLSASLAIAALMTFGMYAMLFLTPIYLQSVRGASAVSAGLLLLPMSLSFVIVAQLSGWLTNRIGPRLMLCGGMGGMGLGMLMMAFAIGSDALLPLEAALLVIGVGLGLNTAPVQNVAVASVPQERAGTASGLVNTARMVGATLGVAVLGLLFAVHGGAGDAAAGYWLPFIVGGCCAELLGVVLAVLFINDDVLKKKN
- a CDS encoding methyltransferase domain-containing protein encodes the protein MTSNADTVVDQFTRQATPFANSAAMRDEDALRLLVEFSGAGPNDTVLDVACGPGLVVAALAKQCRHATGIDLTPAMIDKAREHATALGLANVEWRVGNVLPLPFPDRAFSVVVSRFAFHHFPDPLAVLREMARVCARPGRIVIADMAASEDPRKAAALNAMERLRDPSHTRALPLSEWRNLFGQAGLPAPREVCYDVRADLEGLLKTSFPAPGDESVIRKMFEDSLGNDGLGMKTKRKDDRILLSYPIAILAADRH